A window of Halomonas sp. H10-9-1 contains these coding sequences:
- a CDS encoding Y-family DNA polymerase has product MIALVDGNSFYVSCERVFDPRLEGRAVGVLSNNDGCVVARSHELKALGVAMGAPLHLLPPAVRRQAVLLSSNYALYGDMSRRVNQVLGEFSPDVEPYSIDESFVGFSGFPDGELEPRCRELRDTVGRWTGIPVGVGLAPTRTLAKLANRLAKREPAFEGVCRLDAAGEATRRVLESCPVDDLWGVARRSAERLALMGIENAWQLREADSRWVRSRFSVVMERMVWELRGRPAIVLDDMSEPRRRLLVSRSFGRLTGERHELEAAMRQHCTRAGEKLRRQGSLAQAVQVFVRTNPFLAGEPQYRNAAVVALPAPSADSRELLAAASRALAAIYLEGYRYQKCGVMLLDLVDVERRQASLLETPEDDARRARSQRLMATLDRLNREMGRDTVRFGLPRRDNAWKLRCERRTPRYTTCWDELMRVKTER; this is encoded by the coding sequence GTGATCGCCCTGGTCGACGGCAACAGCTTCTACGTCAGCTGCGAGCGGGTCTTCGACCCGCGCCTGGAGGGGCGAGCGGTGGGCGTGCTCTCCAACAACGACGGCTGCGTGGTGGCGCGCTCCCACGAGCTCAAGGCGCTGGGCGTGGCCATGGGCGCGCCGCTGCACCTGCTGCCGCCAGCGGTGCGCCGCCAGGCGGTGCTGCTCTCCAGCAACTACGCGCTCTACGGCGACATGTCGCGACGGGTCAACCAGGTGCTGGGCGAGTTCTCCCCCGACGTGGAGCCCTACTCCATCGACGAGAGCTTCGTGGGCTTCTCCGGCTTCCCCGATGGTGAGCTCGAGCCGCGCTGCCGGGAGCTGCGCGACACCGTGGGCCGCTGGACCGGCATCCCCGTGGGCGTGGGGCTGGCACCCACCCGGACCCTGGCCAAGCTGGCCAACCGCCTGGCCAAGCGCGAGCCCGCCTTCGAGGGTGTCTGTCGACTGGACGCCGCAGGTGAGGCCACTCGCCGGGTGCTCGAGTCCTGCCCGGTGGATGACCTGTGGGGCGTGGCGCGACGCAGCGCCGAGCGGCTGGCGCTGATGGGCATCGAGAACGCCTGGCAGCTGCGCGAGGCCGACTCACGCTGGGTACGCAGCCGCTTTTCGGTGGTGATGGAGCGCATGGTCTGGGAGCTGCGCGGGCGGCCGGCCATCGTCCTCGATGACATGAGCGAGCCGCGCCGGCGGTTGCTGGTGTCGCGCTCCTTCGGGCGGCTCACCGGCGAGCGCCATGAGTTGGAGGCAGCCATGCGCCAGCACTGCACCCGGGCCGGCGAGAAGCTGCGCCGTCAGGGCAGCCTGGCCCAGGCGGTCCAGGTGTTCGTACGCACCAACCCCTTCCTGGCCGGCGAGCCCCAGTACCGCAACGCCGCGGTGGTGGCGCTGCCGGCCCCCAGTGCCGACAGTCGCGAGCTGCTGGCCGCGGCGAGCCGCGCCCTGGCGGCGATCTACCTGGAGGGCTACCGCTACCAGAAGTGCGGCGTGATGCTGCTCGACCTGGTGGACGTCGAGCGGCGCCAGGCCTCGCTGCTCGAGACACCCGAGGACGATGCCCGCCGCGCGCGCAGCCAGCGGCTGATGGCGACCCTGGACCGGCTCAATCGCGAGATGGGCCGTGATACGGTGCGCTTCGGCCTGCCGCGGCGCGACAATGCCTGGAAGCTGCGCTGCGAGCGGCGCACGCCGCGCTACACCACGTGCTGGGATGAGTTGATGCGCGTCAAGACAGAGCGATAA
- a CDS encoding LexA family transcriptional regulator gives MKLSDSTRARVIGRAAPGAVHSGLPLMGCRVRAGFPSPADDHLEGEINLHEHVVKRPAATYFVRAEGDSMLGDGIHDGDLLVVDRSLEPLPGRVVVIALEGEPTVKRLARRGGEVWLVASNPRFAPIPLAGRECHVWGVVTHVLHALPGGER, from the coding sequence ATGAAATTGTCGGATTCGACTCGGGCTCGGGTGATCGGCCGCGCCGCTCCCGGAGCGGTGCACTCGGGCCTGCCCCTGATGGGCTGCCGGGTGCGGGCGGGCTTTCCCAGCCCCGCCGATGACCACCTCGAGGGGGAGATCAACCTCCACGAGCACGTGGTGAAGCGTCCGGCGGCCACCTACTTCGTGCGTGCCGAGGGCGATTCCATGCTCGGCGACGGCATCCATGACGGCGACCTGCTGGTGGTGGACCGCAGCCTGGAGCCGCTGCCCGGGCGGGTGGTGGTGATCGCCCTGGAGGGGGAACCCACCGTCAAGCGCCTGGCGCGGCGCGGCGGCGAGGTATGGCTGGTGGCCAGCAACCCGCGCTTCGCGCCGATCCCCCTGGCGGGCCGCGAGTGCCACGTGTGGGGTGTGGTCACCCATGTGCTCCACGCCCTGCCGGGGGGCGAGCGGTGA
- a CDS encoding EAL domain-containing protein — MPHSPDLALPDAEHDIHRDRRRAIAVYVGGVLLMLVVIGTLMLEQYRRDTRAAEERTAARADLVAEWVTSTFSASEALLASVAARIEGEAPAELGDWLAALGDELSFLDKISVLDSQGRVLVSSSDAYPPGYALGGLPYHRDLLQAPAGERRVTPLFWSHFVEEFRVVHAQRLAGGGIISAELELSAFSRALDRLGMAAGQSTAIIDTQMQLIARRPVFGGEDPLEVLGEQISEPLTRAFIDSGQQRDSFRTDSPLDGEDRYYTMRRVGELPFVAVIGEEVSTVLTGWMHRLWLRLAIAGTVIGLGGLVLRHYLNRLRLEGEVRQRVAEREQARRESQSREARLQALVGSIQDMIFVFDGTGRFVFVHAPDPSELLLDSRDLIGRHYREALPVDLAEQLAAAFAELRDGGGPVEYDYRLEIGGEWRHFRSVLSALGSRGPDAGGALAVVRDVSEERATEAQLRIAATAFETHLGMLITDAEGIILRVNDTFTRITGYAEEEVLGRNPRLLSSGLHDDAFYAGLWDSVSRHGSWQGEIWNRRRNGEVFPEWLTISAVRNAEGKLTHYVATFSDLTERKAAEQEIHQLAFFDSLTGLPNRRLLMDRLEGVLRDSYRNGRFGALMFLDLDNFKQVNDTLGHHSGDQLLRSVARRLGAVVRDTDTLARLGGDEFALLLHDLGEHPEEVAVIAERVAHKLLSALQAPVLLGGERLMVTGSLGITLFRDHETSLDEVLQQADMALFQAKAAGRNTLSFFDPEMQVRLQARARLEADLRQALPREELHLHYQPQVTDSGEIRGVEALLRWQHPRRGAVSPGEFIPLAEENRLIVAIGAWVLESACRQLAAWSTDPARRHLTLAVNVSPRQFREVDFVERVVAILDATRAPAERLKLEVTESLFLEERDEARAKMLRLRERGVRFSLDDFGTGYSSLSYIKRLPLDQLKIDQSFVRDLLVDEASAAIVASIIALARSLELEVIAEGVETEAQRDWLIAHDCHAFQGYLFSRPLPLEELHLSKAC, encoded by the coding sequence ATGCCGCACTCTCCGGATCTTGCGCTACCCGATGCTGAACACGACATTCACCGCGACAGGCGCCGCGCCATCGCCGTCTATGTGGGTGGCGTGCTGTTGATGCTGGTGGTGATCGGCACCCTGATGCTCGAACAGTATCGTCGCGATACCCGGGCCGCCGAGGAGCGCACCGCGGCCCGGGCCGACCTGGTGGCGGAGTGGGTGACCAGCACCTTTTCCGCCAGCGAGGCGCTGCTGGCCAGCGTGGCGGCGCGGATCGAGGGCGAGGCCCCGGCCGAGCTGGGAGACTGGCTGGCCGCGCTGGGCGACGAGCTGTCCTTCCTCGACAAGATCAGTGTGCTGGATAGCCAGGGCCGGGTCCTGGTCTCCTCCAGTGACGCCTACCCGCCGGGCTATGCGCTGGGCGGGCTGCCCTACCACCGCGACCTGCTGCAGGCGCCGGCGGGGGAACGGCGCGTCACGCCATTGTTCTGGTCACACTTCGTCGAGGAGTTTCGGGTGGTGCATGCCCAGCGCCTGGCGGGTGGGGGCATCATCAGCGCCGAACTCGAGCTCTCCGCCTTCTCCCGTGCCCTGGATCGCCTGGGCATGGCGGCGGGGCAGAGCACCGCCATCATCGATACCCAGATGCAGCTGATCGCCCGGCGTCCCGTCTTCGGTGGGGAAGACCCCCTCGAGGTACTGGGCGAGCAGATCTCGGAACCCCTGACCCGCGCCTTCATCGACAGCGGCCAGCAGCGGGACAGCTTTCGTACCGACTCGCCCCTGGATGGCGAGGATCGCTACTACACCATGCGTCGTGTCGGCGAGCTGCCCTTCGTGGCGGTGATCGGCGAGGAGGTGTCGACGGTGCTGACGGGCTGGATGCACCGGCTCTGGCTGCGCCTGGCGATCGCCGGGACGGTGATCGGCCTCGGCGGCCTGGTGCTGCGCCACTACCTCAACCGGCTGCGGCTGGAGGGCGAGGTGCGCCAGCGCGTCGCCGAGCGGGAGCAGGCGCGCCGCGAGAGCCAGTCTCGCGAGGCGCGACTCCAGGCGCTGGTGGGCTCGATCCAGGACATGATCTTCGTGTTCGACGGCACAGGGCGCTTCGTCTTCGTGCATGCGCCCGACCCCAGCGAGCTGCTGCTTGACTCGCGTGACCTCATCGGGCGCCACTATCGCGAGGCGCTGCCGGTAGACCTCGCCGAGCAGCTTGCCGCGGCCTTCGCGGAGTTGCGCGACGGCGGTGGGCCGGTGGAGTACGACTACCGGCTGGAGATCGGCGGCGAGTGGCGCCACTTTCGCTCGGTGCTGAGCGCCCTGGGCTCCCGCGGCCCGGATGCCGGCGGAGCCCTGGCGGTGGTCCGCGACGTCTCCGAGGAGCGGGCCACCGAGGCCCAGCTGCGCATCGCCGCCACCGCCTTCGAGACCCACCTGGGAATGCTGATCACCGATGCCGAGGGCATCATCCTGCGTGTCAACGACACCTTTACCCGCATCACCGGCTACGCCGAGGAGGAGGTGCTGGGCAGGAACCCGCGGCTGCTCAGCTCCGGACTGCACGACGATGCCTTCTATGCGGGGCTGTGGGACAGCGTGTCGCGCCACGGCAGCTGGCAGGGCGAGATCTGGAACCGTCGGCGTAACGGCGAGGTGTTCCCCGAGTGGCTGACCATCAGCGCGGTGCGCAATGCCGAGGGCAAGCTGACCCACTACGTGGCCACCTTCAGCGACCTTACCGAGCGCAAGGCGGCCGAGCAGGAGATCCACCAGCTGGCCTTCTTCGACTCCCTGACCGGGCTGCCCAACCGTCGCCTGCTCATGGACCGCCTGGAGGGGGTGCTGCGTGACAGCTACCGCAACGGTCGCTTCGGCGCGCTGATGTTCCTGGACCTCGATAACTTCAAGCAGGTGAATGACACCCTGGGCCACCACAGCGGGGACCAGCTGCTGCGTTCGGTGGCCAGGCGACTGGGGGCGGTGGTCCGCGACACCGATACCCTGGCCCGCCTGGGCGGCGACGAGTTCGCGCTGCTGCTCCACGACCTCGGCGAGCATCCTGAGGAGGTCGCGGTGATCGCCGAGCGGGTGGCGCACAAGCTGCTGTCGGCCCTGCAGGCCCCCGTACTACTGGGCGGTGAACGCCTGATGGTGACCGGCAGCCTGGGCATCACCCTGTTCCGTGATCACGAGACGAGCCTTGACGAGGTGCTCCAGCAGGCCGACATGGCGCTGTTCCAGGCCAAGGCGGCGGGGCGCAACACCCTGAGCTTCTTCGACCCGGAGATGCAGGTGCGTCTGCAGGCCCGCGCTCGCCTCGAGGCCGACCTGCGTCAGGCGCTGCCGCGGGAGGAGCTCCACCTCCACTATCAGCCCCAGGTCACGGACTCGGGCGAGATCCGCGGCGTCGAGGCCCTGCTGCGCTGGCAGCACCCCCGGCGGGGGGCCGTGTCACCCGGGGAGTTCATCCCCCTGGCCGAGGAGAACCGCCTGATCGTGGCCATCGGCGCCTGGGTGCTGGAGAGTGCCTGTCGGCAGCTGGCCGCCTGGTCCACCGACCCCGCCAGGCGGCACCTGACGCTGGCGGTGAACGTGAGCCCGCGGCAGTTCCGCGAGGTGGACTTCGTCGAGCGGGTGGTGGCGATCCTCGATGCCACCCGGGCGCCCGCCGAACGCCTCAAGCTGGAGGTCACCGAGAGCCTGTTCCTGGAGGAGCGCGACGAGGCGCGGGCCAAGATGCTGCGCCTGCGAGAGCGAGGCGTGCGTTTCTCGCTGGATGACTTCGGTACCGGCTACTCCTCGCTCTCCTACATAAAGCGCCTGCCGCTGGACCAGCTCAAGATCGACCAGAGTTTCGTGCGCGACCTGCTCGTCGACGAGGCTTCGGCGGCCATCGTGGCCAGCATCATCGCCCTGGCACGCAGCCTGGAGCTGGAGGTGATCGCCGAGGGGGTCGAGACCGAGGCCCAGCGCGACTGGCTGATCGCCCACGACTGCCATGCCTTCCAGGGTTACCTGTTCAGCCGCCCCCTGCCGCTTGAGGAACTGCACCTTTCTAAGGCCTGTTAA
- a CDS encoding DUF4010 domain-containing protein, whose translation MEEVTRHFLDANQPLIRLALALLLGSLIGIERGWVAREQKSGERIAGIRTHALVGLLGGLAALLSTTVSTWAFPLVFLAVAGIALVAWRARLAEAEDYSITGLVGLLLTFCFGAVAVEVDPALATACAVATAVILDNKREIHGLLYKLQAHELDAGLKLLVISAVMLPLLPDRAMGPGGALNPYEIWWMVVLIAAVSFVGYFAIRVGGAEKGILFTGLFAGLSSSTALTLHFARQSRLAPGLSPMLAAGILIACGTMFPRILLYAAVISPGLIPALLPPITLMGLTLYLPALYLWRRHRGDGAVQRPTSGQNPLELRTALFFGVLLAVIMLLGEWLRGWLGDAGIYLLATTSGIADVDAITLSLTRMSLDAIAPDTAVLGIILAAATNNLVKAGLAGAFGTRRTAWRVGVPMLVSLGIGLAAAWLV comes from the coding sequence ATGGAAGAGGTCACCCGCCATTTCCTCGATGCCAACCAGCCGCTGATCCGCCTGGCGCTGGCCCTGCTGCTGGGGTCGCTGATCGGCATCGAGCGCGGCTGGGTAGCCCGCGAACAGAAGTCCGGCGAGCGCATCGCCGGCATCCGCACCCACGCCCTGGTGGGGCTGCTCGGCGGGCTGGCCGCCCTGCTCTCCACCACGGTGAGCACCTGGGCGTTCCCGCTGGTGTTCCTGGCGGTGGCGGGCATCGCCCTGGTGGCGTGGCGGGCGCGCCTCGCCGAGGCCGAGGACTACAGCATCACCGGCCTGGTGGGACTGCTGCTGACCTTCTGTTTCGGCGCCGTGGCGGTGGAGGTGGACCCGGCATTGGCCACCGCCTGCGCCGTGGCCACGGCGGTGATCCTCGACAACAAGCGCGAGATCCACGGCCTGCTCTACAAGCTGCAGGCCCACGAGCTCGACGCCGGCCTCAAGCTGCTGGTGATCAGTGCGGTGATGCTGCCGCTGCTGCCGGACCGTGCCATGGGCCCCGGCGGCGCGCTCAATCCCTACGAGATCTGGTGGATGGTGGTGCTGATCGCCGCGGTCTCCTTCGTCGGCTACTTCGCCATTCGCGTGGGCGGGGCCGAGAAGGGCATCCTCTTCACCGGCCTGTTCGCCGGGCTCAGCTCCTCCACCGCCCTGACCCTGCACTTCGCGCGCCAGTCACGGCTGGCCCCGGGGCTCTCGCCGATGCTGGCCGCCGGTATCCTGATCGCCTGCGGCACCATGTTCCCGCGCATCCTGCTCTACGCCGCGGTGATCAGCCCCGGCCTGATCCCGGCCCTGCTGCCGCCGATCACGCTGATGGGCCTCACCCTCTACCTTCCAGCGCTGTACCTGTGGCGGCGCCACCGCGGCGATGGTGCGGTACAGCGGCCAACCTCCGGACAGAACCCGCTGGAGCTGCGCACGGCGCTGTTCTTCGGCGTCCTGCTGGCGGTGATCATGCTGCTGGGTGAGTGGCTGCGTGGGTGGCTGGGCGACGCCGGCATCTACCTGCTGGCCACCACTTCGGGGATCGCCGACGTCGACGCCATCACGCTGTCGCTGACCCGCATGTCGCTGGATGCCATCGCCCCGGACACCGCGGTGCTGGGGATCATCCTCGCCGCGGCCACCAACAATCTGGTCAAGGCGGGGCTGGCCGGCGCCTTCGGCACGCGCCGCACCGCCTGGCGGGTAGGCGTGCCGATGCTTGTCTCCCTGGGCATCGGCCTGGCGGCCGCCTGGCTGGTCTGA
- a CDS encoding mechanosensitive ion channel domain-containing protein: MDNADDYSQLFNKLDTAALVELALLAAGAILLIVVSQKGLNWAANRLHGQHRFRVFALVPLVRLAILIVAITMAVPIVIDPSLQNMIALLGAVGLAIGFALKDYVSSLIAGVVAAVEMPYRPGDWVEIEGVYGEVTHVGMRTIEVVTPDDNLVSIPHLKIWNTPISNANNGGDSLQCVADFYLHPDHDAARVEEALRDVALTSPYLKFDRPIAVVAKEHPWGTQYKIRAYPVDPRQQFRFVTDLTLRGRAELGRLGARPAQTLAGVEGG; encoded by the coding sequence ATGGATAACGCCGACGACTATTCGCAACTGTTCAACAAGCTGGATACGGCGGCCCTGGTGGAGCTTGCGCTGCTGGCGGCGGGGGCGATCCTGCTGATCGTGGTGAGCCAGAAGGGGCTCAACTGGGCCGCCAACCGGCTGCATGGCCAGCATCGCTTCCGGGTCTTTGCCCTGGTGCCGCTGGTGCGCCTGGCGATCCTGATCGTCGCCATCACCATGGCGGTGCCCATCGTCATCGATCCCTCGCTGCAGAACATGATCGCCCTGCTCGGTGCCGTGGGGCTCGCCATCGGCTTCGCCCTCAAGGACTACGTCAGTAGCCTGATCGCCGGGGTGGTGGCAGCGGTAGAGATGCCCTACCGCCCGGGGGACTGGGTGGAGATCGAGGGGGTCTACGGCGAGGTCACCCATGTGGGCATGCGCACCATCGAAGTGGTCACCCCCGATGACAACCTGGTCAGCATCCCTCACCTCAAGATCTGGAACACGCCGATCAGCAACGCCAACAACGGTGGCGACAGCCTGCAGTGCGTGGCCGACTTCTACCTGCATCCCGACCACGATGCCGCCCGGGTGGAGGAGGCGCTGCGCGACGTGGCGCTGACCAGCCCTTATCTCAAGTTCGACCGGCCCATCGCCGTGGTGGCCAAGGAGCACCCCTGGGGCACCCAGTACAAGATTCGCGCCTACCCCGTGGACCCGCGCCAGCAGTTCCGCTTCGTGACGGACCTCACCCTGCGTGGTCGCGCGGAGCTCGGTCGCCTGGGTGCGCGGCCCGCCCAGACGCTGGCGGGCGTGGAGGGGGGCTAA
- a CDS encoding NAD(P)-dependent alcohol dehydrogenase: protein MKVVTLKSPGGLDNLQMGEHEAPGEPGSGEIHVRLHASSLNFHDYAVVAGMIPVDDGRIPMSDGAGVVEAVGEGVDEFAVGDAVVSTFFPPWQEGTARLGNFATTPGDGVQGYAREQVVAKASAFTRQPAGWSHAESATLTTAGLTAWRALVVDGGIKAGDTVLVLGTGGVSIFALQFARLMGARVIATSSSNEKLQRLRELGAEHVINYREDPEWGRTVKALTGGEGVDHVVEVGGPGTLPQSIEAVRIGGHIALIGVLTGREGEIPTAKLMAKQASLKGLIVGSRRHQLEMIRALEASELRPVIDREFPLDAIADAFRHQEAGRHFGKICLTW, encoded by the coding sequence ATGAAGGTCGTGACCCTGAAGAGCCCGGGCGGGCTCGATAACCTGCAAATGGGCGAACATGAGGCGCCGGGGGAGCCCGGCTCCGGCGAGATACACGTGCGCCTGCATGCCAGTTCGCTGAACTTCCACGACTACGCCGTGGTGGCGGGGATGATCCCCGTGGATGACGGCCGCATCCCCATGTCCGACGGTGCCGGCGTGGTCGAGGCGGTGGGCGAGGGCGTCGATGAGTTCGCGGTGGGCGACGCCGTGGTCTCCACCTTCTTCCCGCCCTGGCAGGAGGGCACGGCGCGGCTGGGCAACTTCGCCACTACCCCCGGCGACGGCGTGCAGGGCTATGCCCGGGAGCAGGTGGTGGCGAAGGCCTCCGCCTTTACCCGCCAGCCGGCGGGCTGGTCCCATGCGGAGTCGGCCACCCTGACCACCGCCGGGCTCACCGCCTGGCGCGCCCTGGTGGTGGATGGCGGCATCAAGGCCGGCGATACGGTACTGGTGCTGGGCACCGGGGGCGTCTCCATCTTCGCCCTGCAGTTCGCGCGGCTGATGGGGGCCCGGGTGATCGCCACTTCCTCCTCGAACGAGAAACTGCAGCGGCTGCGCGAGCTGGGTGCCGAGCATGTCATCAACTACCGCGAGGATCCGGAGTGGGGGCGCACGGTGAAGGCGCTGACCGGTGGCGAGGGGGTCGACCATGTGGTCGAGGTGGGCGGCCCCGGCACCCTGCCCCAATCCATCGAGGCGGTACGCATCGGCGGTCATATCGCGCTGATCGGTGTACTCACCGGTCGCGAGGGCGAGATCCCCACCGCCAAGCTGATGGCCAAGCAGGCCAGCCTGAAGGGGCTGATCGTCGGCAGCCGCCGCCATCAGCTGGAGATGATCCGCGCACTGGAGGCCAGCGAGCTGCGCCCGGTGATCGACCGCGAGTTCCCGCTGGACGCGATCGCCGATGCCTTCCGCCACCAGGAGGCCGGCCGCCACTTCGGCAAGATCTGCCTGACCTGGTAG
- a CDS encoding Xaa-Pro peptidase family protein: MDHHAYRYALAGALGGSEPPFPAAEFVDRLARVRAAMQAAGLDALLLTDPADIFYLTGYHTFEVSVHTALVVTAERRVLQVPSIETGPAVVTAEVDEILGYRWEGIDEVVVPLAETLAGQRAIGLDLYGAGLRHGVIRELQARLGAERFRDDGGALVDAIRLVKTPAELDCLAESARITAAGLAAAEAVIAPGVSDNDIAAEGARALLAAGGEFMSLQPIVTSGRRISIIHVNHKRRVIEPGDPVFLEFGAAFQRYTAPMMRTAVAGRATPEMQALRDVCREMFEALSAAMRPGNRFDDAARAAEAVLAPHADRAFFSGVFGYAVGAQFPPSWVEGTGYIARGQQREFATDMVFHLPLCLRLPGQWGVGLSDTVRVTDGGAVPLTDNDWRLNELTG; this comes from the coding sequence ATGGACCATCACGCCTATCGTTACGCCCTGGCGGGCGCCCTGGGCGGCAGCGAGCCGCCCTTTCCCGCCGCCGAATTCGTCGACCGCCTGGCCCGGGTGCGTGCCGCCATGCAGGCCGCCGGCCTCGACGCCCTGCTGCTCACCGACCCGGCGGATATCTTCTACCTCACCGGCTATCACACCTTCGAGGTCTCGGTGCACACCGCCCTGGTGGTCACGGCCGAGCGCCGAGTGCTGCAGGTGCCCTCCATCGAGACCGGCCCCGCGGTGGTCACCGCCGAGGTGGACGAGATCCTCGGTTACCGCTGGGAGGGCATCGACGAGGTGGTCGTGCCGCTGGCCGAGACCCTGGCGGGGCAGCGCGCCATCGGCCTGGACCTCTATGGCGCCGGGCTTCGCCATGGCGTGATCCGCGAGCTGCAGGCGCGACTCGGCGCCGAGCGCTTCCGCGACGACGGCGGGGCCCTGGTGGATGCCATCCGCCTGGTCAAGACGCCGGCGGAGCTCGACTGCCTCGCCGAGAGCGCGCGCATCACCGCGGCCGGCCTCGCCGCCGCCGAAGCGGTCATCGCCCCCGGGGTCAGCGACAACGACATCGCCGCCGAGGGGGCCCGCGCCCTGCTCGCCGCGGGTGGCGAGTTCATGAGCCTGCAGCCCATCGTCACCAGCGGGCGGCGCATCAGCATCATCCACGTCAACCACAAGCGCCGCGTGATCGAGCCAGGCGATCCGGTGTTCCTGGAGTTCGGCGCGGCCTTCCAGCGCTATACCGCGCCGATGATGCGCACCGCCGTGGCGGGGCGGGCCACGCCGGAGATGCAGGCACTGCGCGATGTCTGTCGCGAGATGTTCGAGGCGCTCAGCGCCGCGATGCGCCCCGGTAACCGCTTCGATGATGCCGCCCGGGCGGCCGAGGCCGTGCTGGCGCCCCACGCCGATCGCGCATTCTTCTCGGGGGTGTTCGGCTATGCGGTGGGCGCCCAGTTCCCGCCCAGTTGGGTCGAGGGCACCGGCTATATCGCCCGCGGCCAACAGCGCGAGTTCGCCACCGACATGGTCTTCCACCTGCCGCTCTGCCTGCGGCTGCCGGGGCAGTGGGGCGTGGGCCTCAGCGACACCGTGCGGGTCACCGATGGCGGTGCCGTGCCCCTCACCGACAACGACTGGCGGCTCAACGAGCTCACGGGGTGA
- a CDS encoding YebC/PmpR family DNA-binding transcriptional regulator translates to MGRAFQNRKESMAKTAAAKTKVYSKYGREIYVCAKQGGTDPSGNLSLRGLIERAKKDQVPSHVIDKALDKASGVGGEDFSSARYEGFGPGNCMVIVDCLTDNPNRTFGEVRTCFNKAKSKLGTPGSVSHMFDHCAILAFQGSDEEAVLEALMEADVDVTDIENEAGQITVFAPHTEYAKAKQALLDAFGELDFEVDEIQFVPQATTPLEGDDVTMFEKLVDALNDCDDVQNVFHSAELPES, encoded by the coding sequence ATGGGCAGGGCCTTCCAGAACCGCAAGGAATCCATGGCCAAGACGGCCGCCGCCAAGACCAAGGTCTACAGCAAGTATGGCCGCGAGATCTACGTCTGCGCCAAGCAGGGCGGCACCGACCCCTCCGGCAACCTGAGCCTGCGCGGGCTGATCGAGCGCGCCAAGAAGGACCAGGTTCCCTCTCACGTCATCGACAAGGCGCTTGACAAGGCCAGCGGCGTAGGCGGCGAGGACTTCTCCTCGGCGCGCTACGAGGGCTTCGGACCGGGCAACTGCATGGTCATCGTCGACTGCCTGACCGACAACCCCAACCGCACCTTCGGCGAGGTGCGCACCTGCTTCAACAAGGCCAAGAGCAAGCTCGGCACCCCCGGCAGCGTCAGCCACATGTTCGACCACTGCGCCATCCTGGCCTTCCAGGGCAGCGATGAGGAAGCGGTGCTCGAGGCGCTGATGGAGGCCGATGTCGACGTCACCGACATCGAGAACGAGGCAGGGCAGATCACCGTCTTCGCCCCGCATACCGAGTACGCCAAGGCCAAGCAGGCGCTGCTCGACGCCTTCGGTGAGCTCGATTTCGAGGTCGACGAGATCCAGTTCGTCCCGCAGGCCACGACCCCGCTCGAAGGCGACGACGTGACCATGTTCGAGAAGCTGGTCGATGCGCTCAACGACTGCGACGACGTGCAGAACGTCTTCCACAGCGCCGAGCTGCCCGAGAGCTGA
- a CDS encoding PA4780 family RIO1-like protein kinase: protein MKIPKRLQPLVDDGLIEAVESQLMSGKEAQVYVVRSHGERRCAKVFKEARQRSFKQAVQYQEGRRERNSRRSRAMAKKTRYGQKEQEQAWLNAEVDALYRLAAADVRVPKPFGFIDGVLLMEMISDAEGLTAPRLDDVILSAEEAREHYAKILADVVKMLCAGLVHGDLSEFNVLLAADGPVIIDLPQAVDAAGNNSAEWMFERDVDNMRRYFGRFAPELLATDYGKEIWALYESGELHPESRLTGRFEHDTTPVDVDELMTVIDDVRNEELQRQAALNRGDEPGVE from the coding sequence ATGAAGATACCCAAGCGACTGCAGCCGCTGGTGGACGACGGCCTGATCGAGGCGGTCGAGAGCCAGCTGATGAGCGGCAAGGAAGCCCAGGTCTATGTGGTGCGCTCCCACGGGGAGCGCCGCTGCGCCAAGGTCTTCAAGGAGGCCAGGCAGCGTAGTTTCAAGCAGGCCGTGCAGTACCAGGAGGGCCGGCGCGAGCGCAACAGCCGCCGCTCCCGGGCCATGGCCAAGAAGACCCGCTACGGCCAGAAGGAGCAGGAGCAGGCCTGGCTCAACGCCGAGGTCGATGCCCTCTACCGGCTGGCCGCGGCGGACGTGCGGGTGCCCAAGCCCTTTGGGTTCATCGACGGCGTGCTGCTGATGGAGATGATCAGCGACGCCGAGGGGCTGACCGCCCCGCGCCTGGACGACGTGATCCTGAGCGCCGAGGAGGCCCGCGAACACTACGCCAAGATCCTCGCCGACGTGGTCAAGATGCTGTGTGCTGGCCTGGTCCACGGTGATCTCTCCGAGTTCAACGTGCTGCTGGCCGCCGACGGCCCGGTGATCATCGACCTGCCCCAGGCGGTGGATGCCGCCGGCAACAATAGCGCCGAGTGGATGTTCGAGCGCGACGTGGACAACATGCGCCGTTACTTCGGACGCTTCGCCCCGGAGCTGCTTGCCACCGACTACGGCAAGGAGATCTGGGCGCTCTATGAGTCTGGTGAACTCCACCCGGAGAGCCGGCTCACCGGGCGCTTCGAGCACGACACCACCCCCGTCGATGTCGACGAGCTGATGACGGTGATCGACGACGTGCGCAACGAGGAGCTCCAGCGCCAGGCGGCGCTCAACCGCGGCGACGAGCCCGGGGTGGAGTAG